The following coding sequences lie in one Asterias amurensis chromosome 18, ASM3211899v1 genomic window:
- the LOC139950496 gene encoding tRNA (cytidine(32)/guanosine(34)-2'-O)-methyltransferase-like — protein sequence MGRSSKDKRDIYYRLAKEEGWRARSAFKLLQINEEFNIFKGVSKAVDLCAAPGSWSQVLSRKLRQSDADKAKVKIVAVDLQAMAPLPGVIQLQGDITKESTANEIISQFEGEQADLVVCDGAPDVTGLHDIDEYIQAQLLLAALNITTHVLKTGGTFVAKIFRGKDVTLLYSQLKIFFPNVTVAKPRSSRNSSIEAFIVCQGYAPPAGYKPNMSNPLLDQRYNVDFNSLEGPNRVIVPFLACGDLSAYDSDKTYPLELEPGTGYSYHPPTQAPIDPPYKTACYLKKTDKLSKPDVAGSNQSTPVAAATSSSQSELEEEVSVSSVDDTSARQSITDTDIPASTT from the exons ATGGGGCGCTCTTCAAAAGACAAGAGAGATATCTATTATCGATTGGCCAAGGAAGAAGGCTGGCGAGCTCGTAGCGCTTTCAAACTGCTTCAGATCAACGAGgaattcaacatttttaaag GTGTTAGCAAAGCAGTTGATCTGTGCGCAGCTCCTGGTAGTTGGAGTCAAGTCCTGAGTAGAAAACTCAG aCAGAGCGATGCGGACAAGGCAAAGGTCAAGATTGTAGCAGTTGACCTTCAGGCCATGGCTCCTCTACCAGGGGTCATTCAGCTGCAGGGGGATATAACAAAG GAGTCAACAGCTAATGAGATCATTAGTCAGTTTGAAGGAGAACAGGCTGACTTAGTAGTGTGTGACGGGGCACCAGACGTAACAGGACTTCATGACATCGATGAATATATACAAGCACAGCTCCTTCTCGCT GCGCTTAATATCACCACTCATGTCCTGAAGACTGGAGGAACTTTTGTTGCAAAG ATATTTCGTGGCAAAGACGTCACTCTTCTCTACTCACAACTGAAGATCTTCTTCCCGAATGTGACGGTCGCCAAGCCGAGAAGTAGCAGAAACTCAAGTATAG AAGCATTTATTGTTTGCCAGGGCTATGCTCCGCCTGCAGGGTACAAACCCAACATGTCTAACCCACTACTCGATCAACGTTATA atgtAGATTTCAACAGCCTAGAGGGACCAAACAGAGTTATTGTTCCGTTCTTAGCGTGTGGTGACCTCAGCGCCTACGACTCGGACAAAACTTATCCACTAGAG CTTGAACCGGGTACAGGTTACTCCTATCATCCTCCGACGCAAGCACCGATAGATCCACCCTACAAGACCGCCTGCTACCTCAAGAAAACTGACAAGCTGTCCAAACCGGATGTAGCTGGTTCAAACCAGTCCACACCAGTAGCAGCAGCAACCAGTTCCAGCCAGTCAGAACTAGAGGAAGAGGTGAGTGTGTCCAGTGTGGATGACACTAGTGCCAGGCAGTCTATAACAGATACAGACATTCCAGCAAGTACAACGTAG